In Georgenia soli, a genomic segment contains:
- a CDS encoding glucose-6-phosphate isomerase, translating into MSASAATIAWAGPEEGAVIEVSATGDAARAVSAHLPTLVEDKVASRLSGQDPTLWGEAAESEASVRLGWTKLHETSRPLLEPLAKLREELLAEGVDRVVLCGMGGSSLAPEVIAGTSGEQLVVLDSTHPDQVHRALEGDLRATVVVVSSKSGSTVETDSQRRTFEAAFTAAGIDAASRIVVVTDPGSPLQQAAEEAGYRAVFEADPSVGGRFSALTAFGLVPAALAGVDVEELLDEAAAVADFFAEDSEANPALVLGAALAGTEPLRDKIVIRDAGSGLFHFGDWAEQLVAESTGKEGTGLLPVVVGAKAPELADIAHDVLPVLLTPLTDETDRDEDAEDSRTEVTVSGTLGGTMLLWEHAVAVAGRLLGINPFDQPNVESAKAAARGVLESTPAPQPAAFEDSGVEVRASSGLLDGASSVDEAVEKLLAQVGEDGYLAVMAYLDREGRAAGILDDVRDGLAGRTGRPVTFGWGPRFLHSTGQYHKGGPANGVFLQITGTPTASVQIPGRDFDFATLISAQAAGDARVLAEAGRPVLRLHVVNRDALAWLAGVLTGPAR; encoded by the coding sequence GTGAGCGCATCCGCAGCGACGATCGCGTGGGCCGGCCCCGAGGAGGGTGCCGTCATCGAGGTGAGCGCGACCGGTGACGCCGCCCGCGCCGTCTCCGCCCACCTGCCCACGCTCGTCGAGGACAAGGTCGCCAGCCGGCTCAGCGGCCAGGACCCCACCTTGTGGGGTGAGGCCGCCGAGTCGGAGGCCTCCGTCCGCCTGGGCTGGACCAAGCTGCACGAGACCTCCCGGCCGCTGCTCGAGCCGCTGGCGAAGCTCCGCGAGGAGCTCCTCGCGGAGGGCGTCGACCGCGTCGTCCTGTGCGGCATGGGCGGGTCCTCCCTCGCCCCCGAGGTCATCGCCGGCACGTCCGGCGAGCAGCTGGTCGTGCTCGACTCCACGCACCCCGACCAGGTCCACCGGGCGCTGGAGGGGGACCTGAGGGCGACTGTCGTCGTCGTCTCCTCGAAGTCGGGCTCGACGGTGGAGACCGACTCCCAGCGCCGCACCTTCGAGGCTGCCTTCACGGCCGCCGGCATCGACGCCGCCAGCCGGATCGTCGTCGTCACCGACCCCGGCTCCCCGCTGCAGCAGGCGGCGGAGGAGGCCGGCTACCGGGCCGTGTTCGAGGCGGACCCCAGCGTGGGCGGGCGTTTCTCCGCGCTGACCGCCTTCGGTCTCGTGCCGGCGGCGCTGGCCGGGGTCGACGTCGAGGAGCTCCTGGACGAGGCGGCCGCCGTCGCGGACTTCTTCGCCGAGGACTCCGAGGCGAACCCCGCCCTCGTGCTGGGCGCCGCCCTCGCGGGCACCGAGCCGCTGCGCGACAAGATCGTGATCCGTGACGCCGGTTCGGGGCTGTTCCACTTCGGCGACTGGGCCGAGCAGCTGGTCGCGGAGTCGACGGGCAAGGAGGGCACCGGGCTGCTGCCCGTCGTCGTCGGGGCGAAGGCCCCCGAGCTCGCCGACATCGCGCACGACGTGCTGCCCGTCCTGCTCACCCCGCTCACCGACGAGACGGACCGCGACGAGGACGCCGAGGACTCGCGCACGGAGGTCACCGTCTCCGGCACCCTCGGCGGCACCATGCTGCTGTGGGAGCACGCCGTGGCGGTGGCCGGCCGGCTGCTGGGCATCAACCCGTTCGACCAGCCCAACGTCGAGTCCGCCAAGGCGGCCGCCCGCGGTGTGCTCGAGTCCACGCCGGCGCCCCAGCCGGCCGCGTTCGAGGACTCCGGTGTCGAGGTGCGGGCGTCGTCGGGCCTGCTCGACGGCGCGTCCTCCGTGGACGAGGCCGTCGAGAAGCTCCTCGCCCAGGTCGGCGAGGACGGCTACCTCGCGGTCATGGCGTACCTGGACCGGGAGGGCCGCGCCGCCGGCATCCTCGACGACGTACGGGACGGGCTCGCCGGGCGGACCGGCCGGCCGGTCACCTTCGGGTGGGGGCCCCGCTTCCTCCACTCCACCGGCCAGTACCACAAGGGCGGTCCCGCCAACGGCGTCTTCCTGCAGATCACGGGCACGCCGACCGCGTCCGTGCAGATCCCCGGGCGTGACTTCGACTTCGCCACGCTCATCTCGGCCCAGGCGGCCGGCGACGCGCGGGTGCTGGCCGAGGCCGGGCGTCCGGTGCTGCGCCTGCACGTGGTCAACCGGGACGCGCTCGCGTGGCTCGCCGGCGTCCTCACGGGACCCGCACGGTGA
- the zwf gene encoding glucose-6-phosphate dehydrogenase, with protein MSNPLRDPLDRRLPRIAGPSSLVIFGVTGDLAKKKLMPAVYDLANRGLLPPSFALTGFGRRSWSDEDFAEVVHDAVRDNARTPFDERTWSQLVTGFRFVQGEFDDDAAFDQLARTVTKLDAERGTGGNHAFYLSVPPNAFPLVLRQLARSGLSGSEPGSWRRVVIEKPFGHDLTSARELDAVVSEVFPPDSVFRIDHYLGKETVQNILALRFANQLFEPIWNANYVDHVQITMAESIGIGSRAGYYDGIGAARDVIQNHLLQLLALTTMEEPVSFEADALRAEKEKVLSAVKVPEDLDAHTARGQYAGGWQGGQEVRGYLEEDGIPPTSETESYAAVRLDIDTRRWAGVPFYLRAGKRLGRRVTEIAVVFKRAPHLPFDLTSTQELGANALVIRVQPDEGVTIRFGAKVPGTAMEVRDVTMDFGYGHAFTQDSPEAYERLILDVLLGDPPLFPRQKEVELSWQILDPILEHWARRGQPEQYAPGSWGPASADAMLARDGRTWRRP; from the coding sequence GTGAGCAACCCGCTCCGCGACCCGCTCGACCGGCGCCTCCCACGCATCGCCGGTCCGTCGAGCCTGGTCATCTTCGGGGTGACCGGGGACCTGGCGAAGAAGAAGCTCATGCCCGCGGTGTACGACCTCGCCAACCGCGGCCTGCTGCCGCCGTCGTTCGCGCTGACGGGCTTCGGCCGGCGCTCCTGGAGCGACGAGGACTTCGCAGAGGTCGTGCACGACGCGGTGCGTGACAACGCCCGCACGCCCTTCGACGAGCGGACCTGGAGCCAGCTGGTGACCGGCTTCCGGTTCGTCCAGGGCGAGTTCGACGACGACGCCGCCTTCGACCAGCTGGCCCGGACGGTGACCAAGCTGGACGCCGAGCGGGGCACCGGCGGCAACCACGCGTTCTACCTGTCGGTGCCGCCCAACGCGTTCCCGCTGGTGCTGCGCCAGCTCGCCAGGTCCGGGCTGTCCGGGTCGGAGCCGGGGAGCTGGCGGCGCGTCGTCATCGAGAAGCCGTTCGGGCACGACCTGACCTCGGCACGTGAGCTGGACGCCGTCGTCTCGGAGGTGTTCCCGCCGGACTCGGTGTTCCGCATCGACCACTACCTCGGCAAGGAGACGGTCCAGAACATCCTGGCGCTGCGTTTCGCCAACCAGCTGTTCGAGCCGATCTGGAACGCCAACTACGTCGACCACGTGCAGATCACGATGGCCGAGTCCATCGGCATCGGCTCGCGCGCCGGGTACTACGACGGCATCGGCGCGGCGCGGGACGTGATCCAGAACCACCTGCTGCAGCTGCTCGCCCTCACCACGATGGAGGAGCCGGTCTCCTTCGAGGCCGACGCTCTGCGGGCCGAGAAGGAGAAGGTACTCTCGGCCGTCAAGGTCCCCGAGGACCTCGACGCCCACACGGCCCGCGGGCAGTACGCCGGTGGCTGGCAGGGCGGCCAGGAGGTCCGCGGCTACCTCGAGGAGGACGGGATCCCGCCGACCTCCGAGACCGAGTCCTACGCCGCGGTGCGCCTGGACATCGACACCCGACGCTGGGCGGGGGTGCCGTTCTACCTGCGTGCCGGCAAGCGCCTGGGGCGGCGGGTCACGGAGATCGCCGTCGTCTTCAAGCGGGCGCCGCACCTGCCGTTCGACCTGACGTCCACGCAGGAGCTGGGGGCGAACGCGCTCGTCATCCGGGTCCAGCCGGACGAGGGCGTGACCATCCGCTTCGGCGCCAAGGTGCCGGGGACCGCGATGGAGGTTCGCGACGTCACGATGGACTTCGGATACGGCCACGCCTTCACGCAGGACTCCCCCGAGGCGTACGAACGCCTCATCCTGGACGTCCTCCTCGGCGACCCGCCGCTGTTCCCGCGCCAGAAGGAGGTCGAGCTGTCCTGGCAGATCCTCGACCCGATCCTCGAGCACTGGGCACGGCGGGGCCAGCCGGAGCAGTACGCGCCCGGTTCGTGGGGTCCCGCCTCGGCGGACGCCATGCTGGCGCGCGACGGCCGCACCTGGCGCCGGCCGTGA
- a CDS encoding glucose-6-phosphate dehydrogenase assembly protein OpcA encodes MIVTLRSTNSAEVGSRLVSLRDEGGAVALGRVLTLVILPDDEASSERAIRTANGASHEHPMRVIVVLPDDPEKPAGLDAEIRVGGHAGASEVVVLRPRGGAGTAPDTLVMPLLLPDAPIVAWWPSAPPATPSADPIGAMAQRRITESVRCEAPVRTLHSLADGYAPGDTDLAWGGLTLWRALLAAALDEPPAEPVLAARVAGAPEHPSVDLLAAWLRVSLDCPVTVVDQGHDAIESVVLEQASGPISIIRPEGSTVAVLSRPGRPDQHVNLPQRNTENTLIEELRRLDPDLTYGRVLTKGLRELAQA; translated from the coding sequence ATGATCGTCACCCTCCGCAGCACGAACTCTGCCGAGGTCGGTTCACGCCTGGTGTCCCTGCGGGACGAGGGCGGCGCCGTCGCCCTCGGGCGCGTGCTCACGCTCGTGATCCTGCCCGACGACGAGGCCTCGTCCGAACGCGCGATCCGCACGGCCAACGGCGCGTCCCACGAGCACCCCATGCGGGTGATCGTCGTGCTCCCCGACGACCCGGAGAAGCCGGCGGGGCTCGACGCCGAGATCCGCGTGGGTGGGCACGCCGGCGCCTCGGAGGTCGTCGTCCTGCGTCCGCGGGGCGGCGCCGGCACGGCCCCCGACACGCTCGTCATGCCGCTGCTGCTGCCGGACGCTCCCATCGTCGCGTGGTGGCCGTCCGCGCCGCCGGCGACCCCGTCGGCCGACCCGATCGGTGCGATGGCGCAGCGCCGGATCACCGAGTCGGTGCGGTGCGAGGCTCCCGTGCGCACGCTGCACTCCCTGGCCGACGGCTATGCGCCGGGTGACACCGACCTCGCCTGGGGCGGGCTGACGCTGTGGCGGGCGCTCCTGGCGGCGGCGCTCGACGAGCCTCCGGCCGAGCCGGTGCTCGCCGCGCGCGTGGCCGGCGCGCCCGAGCACCCCAGCGTGGACCTGCTCGCCGCGTGGCTGCGGGTGTCGCTCGACTGCCCGGTGACCGTGGTGGACCAGGGGCACGACGCCATCGAGTCGGTTGTTCTTGAGCAGGCGTCCGGGCCGATCAGCATCATCCGGCCCGAGGGGTCGACCGTCGCCGTCCTCAGCCGACCGGGCCGGCCCGACCAGCACGTGAACCTGCCGCAGCGCAACACGGAGAACACTCTCATCGAGGAGCTGCGGCGGCTCGACCCGGACCTCACCTACGGGCGTGTGCTGACCAAGGGTCTGCGAGAGCTCGCACAGGCGTAG
- a CDS encoding HNH endonuclease signature motif containing protein, whose product MFENGSGFAGAGADRGTDVSVLERRLTTALYPFVSAPRTPKVDLGEDGPVLLLDPGLLALLRRRPASPARSDDGGPEDPADVAADAPTGDRPTTASSRLTAADDEDAAPLPDRPTADDDDPAAGPDRPVSVGEGLPDVGPDAGDGDGASSASVPAWAAVPVGAVPAAADIPGDDPAARARRADAVAAAALEALPGGPGLATALAALSPADVGDATLIEGIAAYERLASWATAQQAVLVRELTDRHGTTGTAAKTAAAEIGARLGSTGTVGAMKVDLAAALDSFPEVADALTTGRIDSRKATVLTTREPGLTTGQQRRVVTGLLKDADRLSGPKLRNRLRAAALSINPDAGVERRQREHAARKVTITPAPDAMAWITAYVRADHAHTVKTALRALADAAVDGDDTDPRSRDQVQADAFVDLFASVLDRGVDLAGHPLPSGRLARAGAQITVGAGTLLGLDHQAGYLAGYGPIPAELARELAQDATWRALLTDEHGHFKDLSTKAYRPGADLTRTVKARDITCTFPGCTRPSVVCDLDHRIAYDPAIAHLVAQTSVCNLHPLCRHHHNLKTTKRWHVRREPDGTVIWTVARTGHQYRHIPDPPAGAPAAANRWADLFANTDPPF is encoded by the coding sequence ATGTTCGAGAACGGGTCCGGGTTCGCCGGTGCTGGCGCTGACCGCGGCACCGACGTGTCGGTGCTCGAGCGCCGACTCACGACCGCGTTGTACCCGTTCGTCTCCGCACCACGGACCCCGAAGGTCGACCTCGGCGAGGACGGGCCGGTGCTCCTTCTCGACCCCGGCCTGCTCGCACTGCTGCGCCGCCGCCCGGCGTCCCCGGCTCGTTCCGACGACGGCGGTCCCGAGGACCCTGCCGATGTCGCAGCCGACGCCCCCACCGGCGATCGCCCCACCACGGCTTCCAGCCGCCTCACCGCAGCCGACGACGAGGATGCCGCCCCGCTTCCCGACCGCCCCACCGCAGACGACGACGATCCCGCCGCGGGTCCGGACCGTCCCGTCTCCGTCGGGGAAGGTCTGCCCGACGTCGGACCTGACGCCGGGGACGGGGACGGGGCCTCGTCGGCCTCGGTGCCGGCGTGGGCGGCGGTGCCGGTCGGCGCGGTCCCGGCCGCGGCCGACATCCCCGGGGACGACCCCGCCGCACGGGCCCGGCGGGCGGACGCGGTCGCCGCGGCGGCCCTGGAGGCCCTGCCGGGCGGGCCCGGGCTGGCCACCGCTCTCGCCGCCCTCTCCCCCGCCGACGTCGGCGACGCGACCCTGATCGAGGGCATCGCCGCCTACGAGCGCCTGGCCTCCTGGGCCACGGCCCAGCAGGCCGTCCTGGTCCGCGAGCTGACCGACCGGCACGGCACCACCGGCACCGCCGCCAAGACCGCCGCCGCCGAGATCGGCGCCCGCCTCGGCTCCACCGGCACCGTCGGCGCCATGAAGGTTGACCTCGCCGCCGCCCTGGACTCCTTCCCCGAGGTCGCCGACGCGCTGACCACCGGGCGGATCGACTCCCGCAAGGCGACCGTGCTGACCACGAGGGAGCCGGGCCTGACCACGGGTCAGCAGCGCCGGGTCGTCACCGGGCTGCTCAAGGACGCCGACCGGCTCTCCGGGCCGAAGCTGCGCAACCGGCTCCGCGCCGCCGCCCTGTCCATCAACCCCGACGCCGGGGTGGAGCGGCGCCAGCGCGAGCACGCCGCCCGCAAGGTCACCATCACCCCCGCCCCGGACGCGATGGCCTGGATCACCGCCTACGTCCGCGCCGACCACGCCCACACCGTCAAGACCGCCCTGCGCGCGCTGGCCGATGCCGCCGTGGACGGCGACGACACCGACCCACGGTCCCGGGACCAGGTCCAGGCGGACGCGTTCGTCGACCTCTTCGCCTCGGTCCTGGACCGCGGCGTCGACCTGGCCGGGCACCCGTTGCCCTCGGGGCGCCTCGCCCGGGCCGGGGCGCAGATCACCGTCGGCGCCGGGACCCTGCTCGGCCTGGACCACCAGGCCGGGTACCTGGCGGGGTACGGACCGATCCCGGCCGAGCTCGCCCGCGAGCTCGCGCAGGACGCGACGTGGCGGGCACTGCTGACCGACGAGCACGGCCACTTCAAGGACCTCTCCACCAAGGCCTACCGGCCCGGCGCCGACCTGACCCGCACCGTGAAGGCCCGCGACATCACCTGCACCTTCCCCGGCTGCACAAGACCGTCGGTGGTGTGCGACCTGGACCACCGCATCGCCTACGACCCCGCGATCGCGCACCTGGTGGCGCAGACCAGCGTCTGCAACCTCCACCCGCTGTGCCGCCACCACCACAACCTCAAGACCACCAAACGCTGGCACGTGCGCCGCGAGCCGGACGGCACCGTCATCTGGACCGTCGCCCGCACCGGCCACCAGTACCGCCACATCCCCGACCCGCCAGCCGGCGCACCGGCCGCCGCGAACCGCTGGGCCGACCTCTTCGCCAACACCGACCCACCCTTCTAA
- a CDS encoding RNA polymerase-binding protein RbpA produces MAGGSAIRGSRVGAGPMGETERGEAAPRVWVSYWCSNGHEVRPSFAKEPDIVIPEQWDCPRCGLPAGQDKENPPLPPKNEPYKTHLAYVKERRSDEDGAALLEEALASLRERRGG; encoded by the coding sequence GTGGCTGGTGGAAGTGCGATCCGTGGGTCTCGCGTGGGCGCGGGGCCGATGGGGGAGACCGAGCGAGGCGAAGCGGCCCCGCGTGTCTGGGTGAGCTACTGGTGCTCCAACGGGCATGAGGTCCGGCCGAGCTTCGCCAAGGAGCCTGACATCGTCATTCCCGAGCAGTGGGACTGTCCGCGCTGCGGGCTGCCGGCGGGGCAGGACAAGGAGAATCCTCCGCTGCCTCCCAAGAACGAGCCGTACAAGACGCACCTGGCCTACGTGAAGGAGCGGCGGTCCGACGAGGACGGCGCCGCCCTGCTGGAAGAGGCCCTCGCGTCGCTGCGCGAGCGTCGCGGCGGCTGA
- the secG gene encoding preprotein translocase subunit SecG: MDVLRIALEVALVLTSIFLILTILMHKGKGGGLSDMFGGGLSSSVGSSGVAERNLNRITVGVAVVWGITIMLIGLIQKFEI; this comes from the coding sequence TTGGACGTACTGCGGATCGCTCTTGAGGTGGCGCTGGTGCTCACCAGCATCTTCCTGATCCTCACCATCCTCATGCACAAGGGAAAGGGTGGCGGCCTCTCGGACATGTTCGGCGGCGGCCTCTCCAGCTCCGTCGGTTCCTCGGGGGTTGCCGAGCGCAACCTCAACCGGATCACTGTCGGCGTCGCGGTGGTCTGGGGGATCACGATCATGTTGATCGGACTGATCCAGAAGTTCGAGATCTGA
- the tpiA gene encoding triose-phosphate isomerase: MATARTPLMAGNWKMNLDHHEAIALVQKLAWTLKDAKHDYGSVEVVVVPPFTDIRSVQTLVDGDKLDIRYGAQDVSAHESGAYTGEISAAMLAKLGVSYAVVGHSERRQYHAEDDALVGAKSKAALAASITPIICVGEGLDVRKAGEHVAYTLAQVDGAYDGLSAEQAAKTVIAYEPVWAIGTGEVATPEDAQEVCGAIRGRLAELYDDSVAQAVRVLYGGSVKSSNVASIMEKEDVDGALVGGASLKAEEFAAIVRYQDHQVGA; the protein is encoded by the coding sequence ATGGCAACCGCACGCACCCCGCTCATGGCGGGCAACTGGAAGATGAACCTCGACCACCACGAGGCCATCGCGCTCGTCCAGAAGCTTGCCTGGACGCTGAAGGACGCGAAGCACGACTACGGGTCCGTCGAGGTCGTCGTCGTCCCGCCGTTCACGGACATCCGTTCCGTGCAGACGCTGGTCGACGGCGACAAGCTCGACATCCGCTACGGCGCCCAGGACGTCTCGGCGCACGAGTCCGGCGCGTACACCGGTGAGATCTCCGCCGCGATGCTCGCGAAGCTCGGTGTGAGCTACGCCGTCGTCGGGCACTCCGAGCGACGGCAGTACCACGCGGAGGACGACGCGCTGGTCGGCGCGAAGTCGAAGGCTGCCCTCGCCGCCTCGATCACGCCGATCATCTGCGTGGGCGAGGGGCTCGACGTCCGCAAGGCCGGCGAGCACGTCGCGTACACGCTGGCCCAGGTCGACGGCGCGTACGACGGCCTCTCGGCCGAGCAGGCCGCGAAGACCGTCATCGCGTACGAGCCCGTGTGGGCGATCGGCACCGGTGAGGTGGCGACGCCGGAGGACGCCCAGGAGGTGTGCGGAGCCATCCGCGGCCGTCTGGCCGAGCTGTACGACGACTCCGTGGCGCAGGCCGTGCGGGTGCTCTACGGCGGGTCCGTGAAGTCCTCGAACGTCGCCTCCATCATGGAGAAGGAGGACGTCGACGGTGCCCTCGTGGGCGGCGCCAGCCTGAAGGCCGAGGAGTTCGCCGCCATCGTGCGCTACCAGGACCACCAGGTCGGCGCGTAG
- a CDS encoding phosphoglycerate kinase — translation MKTIEDLGELRGKRVLVRSDFNVPLDGTTITDDGRIRAALPTLQQLLAEGARVVVTAHLGRPKGSPDPKYSLAPVADRLGELLGAKVTLAKDTVGEDARSVVDGLADGEVALVENVRFDARETSKDDAERGAFADELAALADAYVSDGFGVVHRKQASVYDVAQRLPHAAGKLVFKEIDSLSRATENPERPYVVILGGSKVSDKLGVIANLLGKADRLLIGGGMVFTFLAAKGYGVGKSLLEEDQIETVKGYLAEAEEKGVEIVLPTDIVVAPEFKADSPATTVAADAIPDDQMGLDIGPESQQAFAAKIADARTIVWNGPMGVFEFEAFSAGTKAVAQAMSDADGFTIVGGGDSAAAVRTLGFDESTFSHISTGGGASLEFLEGKTLPGIAVLED, via the coding sequence GTGAAGACCATCGAGGACCTCGGAGAGCTGCGCGGCAAGCGCGTGCTCGTCCGCTCCGACTTCAACGTCCCGCTCGACGGGACGACCATCACCGACGACGGCCGCATCCGTGCCGCGCTCCCCACGCTCCAGCAGCTGCTGGCCGAGGGCGCGAGGGTCGTCGTCACCGCCCACCTGGGGCGCCCCAAGGGCAGCCCCGACCCCAAGTACTCCCTCGCGCCCGTCGCCGACCGCCTCGGTGAGCTCCTCGGCGCCAAGGTGACCCTCGCAAAGGACACCGTCGGCGAGGACGCGAGGTCCGTCGTCGACGGCCTGGCCGACGGCGAGGTCGCGCTGGTCGAGAACGTGCGCTTCGACGCCCGCGAGACCTCCAAGGACGACGCCGAGCGCGGCGCCTTCGCGGACGAGCTCGCCGCCCTGGCCGACGCCTACGTCTCCGACGGCTTCGGTGTCGTCCACCGCAAGCAGGCGTCCGTCTACGACGTGGCGCAGCGGCTCCCGCACGCCGCCGGCAAGCTGGTCTTCAAGGAGATCGACTCGCTGAGCCGCGCGACGGAGAACCCGGAGCGGCCGTACGTGGTCATCCTGGGCGGGTCGAAGGTCTCCGACAAGCTCGGCGTCATCGCCAACCTGCTCGGCAAGGCCGATAGGCTGCTGATCGGCGGCGGCATGGTCTTCACGTTCCTGGCGGCCAAGGGCTACGGCGTCGGCAAGTCCCTCCTCGAGGAGGACCAGATCGAGACGGTGAAGGGCTACCTCGCCGAGGCGGAGGAGAAGGGCGTCGAGATCGTCCTGCCCACCGACATCGTCGTGGCCCCCGAGTTCAAGGCGGACTCCCCGGCGACCACCGTTGCTGCCGACGCGATCCCCGACGACCAGATGGGTCTCGACATCGGCCCCGAGTCGCAGCAGGCGTTCGCCGCCAAGATCGCCGACGCGAGGACGATCGTCTGGAACGGCCCGATGGGCGTCTTCGAGTTCGAGGCGTTCTCGGCCGGCACCAAGGCCGTCGCCCAGGCGATGTCCGACGCCGACGGCTTCACCATCGTCGGCGGCGGCGACTCCGCCGCGGCCGTGCGCACGCTCGGCTTCGACGAGTCGACCTTCTCCCACATCTCCACGGGCGGCGGCGCGTCCCTGGAGTTCCTCGAGGGCAAGACCCTCCCCGGCATCGCCGTCCTGGAGGACTGA
- the gap gene encoding type I glyceraldehyde-3-phosphate dehydrogenase gives MTIRVGINGFGRIGRNFTRAVLESGADVQIVGVNDLTDNKTLAHLLKYDSVFGVLKEDVSYTEDSITVGNQTFKALEEKDPAALPWGELGADIVIESTGRFTDAAKAKAHIDAGAKKVIISAPGKNEDATFVIGVNHTDYDPENHHIISNASCTTNCLAPMAKVLDEEFGIVRGLMTTIHAYTADQNLQDGPHKDLRRARAAALSIIPTSTGAAKAVSLVLPQLKGKLDGYALRVPTPTGSATDLTFTAGREVTVEEVNNAIKKAAESPELKNVLQYTEDPIVSSDIVGNPHTSIFDAGLTKVIGDQVKVVSWYDNEYGYANSLVTLAQYVGERL, from the coding sequence GTGACCATCCGCGTCGGCATCAACGGTTTCGGCCGCATCGGTCGTAACTTCACCCGCGCCGTGCTCGAGTCGGGCGCCGACGTCCAGATCGTGGGCGTCAACGACCTGACCGACAACAAGACCCTCGCGCACCTGCTGAAGTACGACTCTGTGTTCGGCGTCCTCAAGGAGGACGTGTCCTACACCGAGGACAGCATCACCGTGGGCAACCAGACCTTCAAGGCGCTGGAGGAGAAGGACCCCGCCGCTCTGCCCTGGGGCGAGCTCGGCGCCGACATCGTCATCGAGTCCACCGGTCGCTTCACCGACGCCGCCAAGGCCAAGGCGCACATCGACGCAGGCGCCAAGAAGGTCATCATCTCCGCGCCCGGCAAGAACGAGGACGCCACCTTCGTCATCGGCGTGAACCACACCGACTACGACCCCGAGAACCACCACATCATCTCCAACGCGTCCTGCACCACCAACTGCCTCGCCCCGATGGCGAAGGTGCTCGACGAGGAGTTCGGGATCGTCCGTGGTCTCATGACCACGATCCACGCGTACACCGCGGACCAGAACCTCCAGGACGGCCCGCACAAGGACCTCCGCCGCGCACGCGCCGCCGCGCTGAGCATCATCCCGACCTCCACGGGTGCGGCCAAGGCCGTCTCCCTGGTCCTCCCGCAGCTGAAGGGCAAGCTGGACGGCTACGCGCTGCGTGTGCCGACGCCCACCGGCTCGGCCACCGACCTCACCTTCACCGCCGGCCGCGAGGTCACGGTCGAGGAGGTCAACAACGCGATCAAGAAGGCCGCGGAGTCCCCCGAGCTCAAGAACGTCCTCCAGTACACCGAGGACCCGATCGTCTCCAGCGACATCGTCGGCAACCCGCACACCAGCATCTTCGACGCGGGCCTGACCAAGGTGATCGGCGACCAGGTCAAGGTCGTCTCCTGGTACGACAACGAGTACGGCTACGCGAACTCCCTCGTGACGCTGGCCCAGTACGTGGGCGAGCGTCTCTGA
- the whiA gene encoding DNA-binding protein WhiA has product MSLTSAVKDELARVRVDKVSARKAEVAATLRFAGGLHIISGRIVVEAELDAGIAARRLRQTMQEVYGHHSDIIVVSGGGLRRGNRYVVRVVRDGESLARQTGLLDNRGRPVRGLPPQVVSAGVAEATAAWRGAFLAHGSLTEPGRSSSLEITCPGPEAALALVGAARRMNIAAKAREVRGIDRVVIRDGDAISAMLTRMGAHDAVLVWEERRMRREVRGTANRLANFDDANLRRSARAAVAAGARVERAFEILGEDIPEHLVTAGRLRLEHKQASLEELGQLSDPPLTKDAVAGRIRRLLAMADKRAHELGIPDTEATLTPEMLDL; this is encoded by the coding sequence ATGTCGTTGACCTCTGCCGTGAAGGACGAGCTGGCCCGGGTACGGGTGGACAAGGTGTCGGCCCGCAAGGCCGAGGTGGCCGCGACCCTCCGCTTCGCGGGCGGGCTGCACATCATCTCGGGCCGCATCGTGGTGGAGGCGGAGCTGGACGCCGGCATCGCCGCCCGTCGCCTCCGCCAGACGATGCAGGAGGTCTACGGCCACCACTCCGACATCATCGTGGTCTCCGGCGGCGGGCTGCGCCGCGGCAACCGCTACGTGGTCCGCGTGGTGCGCGACGGCGAGTCCCTCGCCCGGCAGACCGGTCTGCTGGACAACCGCGGCCGCCCCGTGCGCGGGCTGCCGCCCCAGGTCGTCTCGGCCGGCGTCGCGGAGGCCACGGCGGCGTGGCGCGGTGCGTTCCTCGCGCACGGTTCGCTCACGGAGCCGGGACGGTCGAGCTCGCTCGAGATCACGTGCCCCGGGCCGGAGGCCGCCCTGGCGCTCGTCGGTGCCGCCCGGCGCATGAACATCGCGGCGAAGGCTCGCGAGGTCCGGGGCATCGACCGTGTGGTCATCCGGGACGGCGACGCCATCTCGGCGATGCTCACCCGCATGGGGGCGCACGACGCCGTGCTGGTGTGGGAGGAGCGACGCATGCGGCGGGAGGTGCGGGGGACTGCCAACCGTCTCGCGAACTTCGACGACGCCAACCTGCGTCGGTCGGCCCGCGCCGCCGTCGCCGCCGGCGCCCGTGTGGAGCGTGCCTTCGAGATCCTCGGCGAGGACATCCCGGAGCACCTCGTGACCGCGGGGCGTCTGCGCCTCGAGCACAAGCAGGCGAGCCTCGAGGAGCTGGGTCAGCTCTCGGACCCGCCGCTGACCAAGGACGCCGTCGCAGGGCGGATCCGCCGGCTCCTCGCGATGGCCGACAAGCGTGCCCACGAGCTCGGGATCCCCGACACCGAGGCCACGCTGACCCCGGAGATGCTGGACCTCTGA